In one window of Eggerthella guodeyinii DNA:
- a CDS encoding DEAD/DEAH box helicase, whose amino-acid sequence MVERAQDATTEPDDEAYLPGSLGRLAPTWWEPAEGEPALEPWLSPDAALDRFLDWTTARGIELWSHQEEALMDLMVGDHVILGTPTGSGKSLVALGMQFMALATGKRSYYTAPIKALVSEKFFSLVEVLGRENVGMITGDAHINAEAPVICCTAEILANQALREGEAADVGCVAMDEFHFYGDADRGWAWQVPLLTLPKTQFLLMSATLGDVSAIAASLKERTGTDVDVVADAPRPVPLSYEYVEMPLEGTVELALRKGEAPLYLVHFSQDAALATAQALSSYGVASKEQRELVKDAVKGTRFTTAFGKTLKRLLASGVGVHHAGMLPRYRLLVEKLAQQGLLPVICGTDTLGVGINVPIHTVVLTQLTKFDGYKMRRLRAREFHQIVGRAGRSGFDTEGMVIAEAPEHDIENAKLMAKAGDDPKKIRKVKKKQPPEGFVTWNKQTFERLIAAVPETLKPRMKITHSMVLSEVVQGGDAYSRVRRLIEDSAQTAEEKAALVVRADEIFETLVNADVIESVEGEDGGTAYVTTVDLPEDFALDQPLSPFLLAALELLDPESDTYALDVISMAEATLENPRQVLRAQERAARDRAMQDMKADGVEYEERLERLAEITYPRPLEELLDAAFERYCADVPWARDFQLEPKSVLRDMLEGASDFKGYVQRYGIARSEGTLLRYLSDAYRVLDRTVPADKRDERLVDVIAWLGFVVRSVDSSLVDEWESAGSAADAAPPSAGDVVVADRRGLTVLVRNALFQRVRLASQGRAAELGKLDQEWGCGEPRWQRALDAYFEVHEAVQIDADARSTAYLAIDEADEATDRVWHVRQIFSDPEGDHDFALVADVDLDASQEEGEAVFKNLRVGFVEDLGEERLA is encoded by the coding sequence ATGGTTGAACGCGCGCAGGATGCAACGACAGAGCCCGACGACGAGGCGTACCTTCCCGGTTCGCTGGGCCGGCTCGCGCCGACGTGGTGGGAGCCGGCCGAGGGCGAGCCGGCGCTGGAGCCGTGGCTTTCGCCCGATGCGGCGCTCGACCGCTTCCTCGACTGGACGACCGCGCGCGGCATCGAGCTGTGGTCCCACCAGGAGGAGGCGCTCATGGACCTCATGGTGGGCGACCACGTGATCCTCGGCACGCCCACGGGCTCGGGCAAGTCGCTCGTGGCGCTGGGGATGCAGTTCATGGCGCTGGCCACGGGGAAGCGCTCGTACTACACGGCGCCCATCAAGGCGCTGGTCAGCGAGAAGTTCTTCAGCCTCGTGGAGGTGCTCGGCCGCGAGAACGTGGGCATGATCACGGGCGACGCGCACATCAACGCCGAGGCGCCCGTCATCTGCTGCACGGCCGAGATCCTGGCCAACCAGGCGCTGCGCGAGGGCGAGGCCGCCGACGTGGGCTGCGTGGCCATGGACGAGTTCCACTTCTACGGCGACGCCGATCGCGGCTGGGCGTGGCAGGTGCCGCTGCTCACGCTGCCGAAGACGCAGTTCCTCCTCATGAGCGCCACGCTGGGCGACGTCAGCGCCATCGCGGCGTCGCTCAAGGAGCGCACGGGCACGGACGTGGACGTCGTCGCCGACGCGCCGCGCCCGGTGCCGCTGTCGTACGAGTACGTGGAGATGCCGCTCGAGGGCACGGTGGAGCTGGCCCTGCGCAAGGGCGAGGCACCGCTGTATCTCGTGCACTTCTCGCAGGACGCGGCGCTGGCCACAGCGCAGGCGCTGTCGAGCTACGGCGTGGCCTCCAAGGAGCAGCGCGAGCTCGTCAAGGACGCCGTGAAGGGCACGCGCTTCACCACGGCGTTCGGCAAGACGCTCAAGCGCCTGCTGGCGAGCGGCGTGGGCGTGCACCACGCGGGCATGCTGCCGCGCTACCGGCTGCTCGTGGAGAAGCTGGCCCAGCAGGGCCTCCTGCCCGTCATCTGCGGCACCGACACGCTGGGCGTGGGCATCAACGTGCCCATCCACACTGTGGTGCTCACGCAGCTCACGAAGTTCGACGGCTACAAGATGCGCCGCCTGCGCGCCCGCGAGTTTCATCAGATCGTGGGCCGCGCGGGGCGCTCGGGCTTCGACACCGAGGGCATGGTGATCGCCGAGGCCCCCGAGCACGACATCGAGAACGCGAAGCTCATGGCGAAGGCGGGCGACGACCCGAAGAAGATCCGCAAGGTCAAGAAGAAGCAGCCGCCCGAGGGCTTCGTCACCTGGAACAAGCAGACCTTCGAGCGCCTCATCGCGGCGGTGCCCGAGACGTTGAAGCCGCGCATGAAGATCACCCATTCCATGGTGCTGTCCGAGGTGGTGCAGGGCGGCGACGCGTACAGCCGCGTGCGCCGGCTCATCGAGGACTCGGCGCAGACCGCCGAGGAGAAGGCCGCGCTCGTCGTGCGCGCCGACGAGATATTCGAGACGCTCGTGAACGCCGACGTCATCGAGAGCGTCGAGGGCGAGGACGGGGGCACCGCGTACGTGACCACGGTCGACCTGCCCGAGGACTTCGCGCTCGACCAGCCGCTGTCGCCGTTTTTGCTGGCGGCGCTCGAGCTGCTCGACCCGGAAAGCGACACGTACGCGCTCGACGTCATCTCCATGGCCGAGGCCACGCTGGAGAACCCGCGCCAGGTGCTGCGCGCCCAGGAGCGCGCCGCGCGCGACCGCGCCATGCAGGACATGAAGGCCGACGGCGTCGAGTACGAGGAGCGCCTCGAGCGCCTCGCCGAGATCACGTACCCGCGCCCGCTCGAGGAGCTGCTGGACGCCGCGTTCGAGCGCTACTGCGCCGACGTGCCCTGGGCGCGCGACTTCCAGCTGGAGCCGAAGTCGGTGCTGCGCGACATGCTGGAGGGCGCGTCCGACTTCAAGGGCTACGTGCAGCGCTACGGCATCGCGCGCTCGGAGGGCACGCTCTTGCGCTACCTGTCCGACGCCTACCGCGTGCTCGACCGCACGGTGCCCGCGGACAAGCGCGACGAGCGGCTCGTGGACGTCATCGCATGGCTCGGCTTCGTCGTGCGCTCGGTGGACTCGAGCCTCGTGGACGAATGGGAGAGCGCGGGCTCCGCGGCCGACGCCGCGCCGCCGTCGGCGGGCGACGTCGTGGTGGCCGACCGCCGCGGCCTCACCGTGCTCGTGCGCAACGCGCTGTTCCAGCGCGTGCGGCTGGCCTCGCAGGGGCGCGCGGCCGAGCTGGGCAAGCTCGACCAGGAATGGGGCTGCGGCGAGCCGCGCTGGCAGCGCGCGCTCGACGCCTACTTCGAGGTGCACGAGGCCGTCCAGATCGACGCCGACGCCCGCTCGACGGCCTACCTCGCCAT